The genomic region TGGCGTTCGACCACGACTGTCGCGAGGGCATCTGCGGCATGTGCGGTCTGATGATCAACGGTGACGCGCACGGCCCGCAGCGCGGTACCACCGCCTGTCAGCTGCACATGCGGCAGTTCTCCGACGGCGAGACGATCGACATCGAGCCGTGGCGGGCCAGCGCCTTCCCGGTCATCAAGGACCTGGTGGTCAACCGGGACGCCTTCGACAAGATCATCGCTGCTGGTGGCTACGTCACCGCGCCGACCGGCAGCGCGCCCGAGGCGCACTCCACGCCGGTGGCCAAGGCCAACGCGGACGCCGCCTTCGAGTCGGCCGCCTGCATCGGCTGCGGCGCCTGCGTGGCGGCCTGCCCGAACGGCTCCGGCATGCTCTTCACTGCCGCCAAGCTCACCCAGCTCTCACTGCTGCCGCAGGGCCAGCCGGAGCGCTACACCCGGGTCATCGGCATGGTCGACGCGCACGACGAGGCCGGCTTCGGCGGCTGCACCAACGCTGGCGAGTGCACCGTGGTCTGCCCGAAGGGCATTCCACTGAACACGATCGGCCGGCTCAACCGCGACTACCTCACTGCCACCACCAAGGGCGCCGGCAACACACCCGGCTCCTGAGGCTCCACCGCGCCGACCAGGCCGCCGTACCTTTCCGGGTACGGCGGCCTGTGCTCTACACGGGGTCGGGCGACCGCCCTGTACGGGGTCAGCCGGCGCGACGCAGCCGTCCCAGCATGCCGCCGAGATCCTGGACGAACAGTTCGTGACGGAAGTAGTGGCCGCCCGGAACCTCCCGCCACTCGTGCGGGATGCCGGCCTGGGCCAGCGCGCCGCGGAACTCGCGTTGGCCCGCCAGGACCTGGGTCTCGTTGACGGTGTCGAACCAGTTGACCGGGTCGGGTGAGGTGCCGGCGGCCAGGAAGATGCGCTTGTTGCGGTAGCTCTCGATGCGCTGCACCGGGTTGTCGGCGCTGACCCGGGCCTCGTCCCACAGCGGCGCGCCGTAGACGGTGCCGCCGCCGAGGTCGAGGGCGGCCGATGTGGCGTTTGCCCAGTGCACGACGAGACCGAAGTCGCGGCGCAGGCTGGCCGGCCCCGAGTGGGAACTCACCGAGCAGAAATGGCCGTAGTACTTCGCGGCGTACTTGAGAGCGCCGAAGCCGCCCATCGAGAAGCCGGCCACCGCGCGGCCGTTGTACTCGGCGAAGGTCCGGAAGTTGGCATCGATCCAGGGCAGCAACTGGGCGATGTGGAACGTCTCCCAGTTGCGGGGTCCGGTGTTGCTGGTGACCGGGTTGGAATACCAGCCGGTGGAGGCGTCCGGCATGACGACGATGATGTCCCGGCCGGCGGTGAGGTTGATGATGTTGTCCTGCATGTGGAAGGTGCGGAAGTCGGCGTTGCCGCCGTGCAGCAGGTAGAGCACCGGGTATCGCTTGCCGCTGGTGTGGTAGCCGTCCGGCAGCAGCACGTTGACCGCGGGGTCCCACTCGATGGCGTCGGTGGCGAACCGGTAGTACTGCAACCGGCCGCCGTTCTCGTTCCGCGCGACGATGCGCAGGCCGTACCCGTTGCCTGCGGCGCTTGCCGAGGTCGGCGCGGAGAAGGCACCGGCGAGGGCACCGGCCGCGGCGACGCCGGCAGCGCCGGTGAGGAGTCGTCGCCTGCTCACGGGGTGGTGATCCATGGATCCTCCTGGCGGTCTGTCGGGATTAGAGGGTGGTTTCGCCGTTGAGGCCGAAGTGGTCGTGCCATTTGGTGCTGGGGGCGAATCCGGTGCCGGTGGAGAGGGCGACGTAGATGTCGTTTGTGGTGTTTTTGGTGAAGACGATGAGGTCGTCTTTGCCGTCGCCGTTGGTGTCGGCGAGGTAGGGGAATTCGCCGGGTAGGCAGAAGTAGTCGTGCCATTTCACGGTGGTGCCGGTGAAGCCGGTGCCGGTGGAGGTGGCGGCGTAGACGTCGGCGTCGGTGTTGCAGGTGAAGGTGACGATGTCGTCGCGGCCGTCGCCGTTGATGTCGCCGACGCGGGGTTGTTCGGTGCCGACGGCGAACAGGTCGTGCCATTTTTGTGGTGGTCCGAACGATGTGCCGTTGGAGAGGGCGACGATGACGTCGGAGGCGGTGGCGGGGCCTTGGGTGAAGGTGATGATGTCGTCGAGTCCGTCGCCGTTGACGTCGCCGATGGCGGGGAATTCTCCTTCGATGGAGAAGTAGTCGTGCCATTTGACGGCGGTGCCGGTGAAGGTTGTGCCGGTGGAGAGGGCGACGTAGACGTCGGCGGTGGTGTCGTGGGTGAAGGTGATGATGTCGTCTTTGCCGTCGCCGTTGACGTCGCCGGTGGCGGGTATTTCGGTGCCGGGGGCGAACCAGTCGTGCCATTTTTGGCTGGGGGCGAAGGTGGTGCCGGTGGAGAGGGCGACGTGGACGTCGGCGAGGGGGCCGTGGGTGAAGACGATGGCGTCGTCGCGGCCGTCGCCGTTGGCGTCGCCGGTCAGCGGTGTTTCGCCGGTGAGGGCGAACCAGTCGTGCCATTTGATGGTGGTGCCGGTGAAGCTGGTGCCGGTGGAGGTGGCGACGTAGGCGTCGGCGAGAGGGCTGTGGGTGAACGCGATGACGTCGTCGCGTCCGTCGCCGGTGAAGTCGGTGGGTGACCCACCAAAATACCGGGCGGCCGACCCGCCGCCACCCTGGTTCACGAGCGAGAGGTAGTAGTTCCAGTTCCAGTTCGGCCCCGGATCGGTGTGGTCGTTGCCCGGGACCTCGTTGTGCCCCTTGATGCCCGTACGGTTCTTCGGAATGCCGTACTTGTCGCACAGATAGCGGGTCAGCGCGGCCGAGGCACGGTACATCGCGTCGGTGAACCACGCCGGGTCCGCGACATAGCCCTCGTGCTCGATGCCGACGCCGTAGGCGTTGCCGGACCGGGCGTGGTACGCGGTGTCGCCCTCGCGGACCATCTGCGTGATCTCACCGTTGTTGGACTTCACCACGTAGTGGGCGCTGACCCCCGACGACGGATTCTGGAACCAGCTGATGGTGCCGGCGTATGAGCCCTGGGTGACGTGAAGGATCACCGTCGTGATCCGGCTGGACCGCCCGACGCCGTAGTTGGCGCCGTTCGCGGCGATCCACCGCGCCGGCGCGTACTCCGGTACGGCCGCGGCGAGCGCGCCGGGCGCCGCCCCGGCGGGGAGCACTGTGGCGTAACGGCCCCGCTCCGGCTCCGCCCGGTGCGCCCGGACCGGGACGGCGCCCGGGATGCCCTGCTGCACCAGGTCGTAGATCCCGTCCGCGTACAGGCGTGCTGTCGCGTCGTCCGCCGCGCCGCCGTACCTCGCCACCACCGGATACCAGGCGGTGACCCGGTCCCGGGCGGCTGCGGTCAACCCCTCGGCTTCGGCCAGGTCGCGCAGCACGGCCGCGCCTCCACGGATGTTCGCCGAGGTGACGGTCTTCAGCCTGCCGACCGGCTCACCGGTCAACGTCGCCGCCCGTTCCAGGGTGTGCTGGGTGGGGTTGCTCACCAGGTGCATCACCCCGTAGCCGTTGGCCTGGCTCGGCTTGCCGTCGTGGCCGTCCAGCCGGGACTCGCCGTAGCCGACAGCGACCAGGACGTCCCGGGGTACGTCGTACTCCTGCGCCGCCCGCACGAAGGCCGCGTCCAGGTCGCTACGGCCCGGCGGAGTCGCGGTCGCAGGCGTCGGCGTGACCGCCACCACGCCGACGAGCGCCGCGGCCAGCAGGGCGACGCCACCACGCCGCCGTCGTCGTGTTCCGGCCACCGGGGCCACCAGTCGTGACATCACAGGGTCACCTCACCGTTCAGGCCGAAGTAGTCGTGCCATTTGCTGCTGGGACCGAACGTGGTCCCGGTCGACAGGGCGACGTAGACGTCGTTGGTGGCGCCCTTGGTGAAGACGATGAGGTCGTCTCTGCCGTCGCCATTGGCGTCGCCGAGGTACGGGAACTCGCCGGATAGGCAGAAGAAGTCGTGCCATTTCACAGTGGTGCCGGTGAAGCCGGAGCCGGTCGACACGGCCGCGTACACGTCGGCGTCGGCGTTGCAGGTGAACGTGACGATGTCGTCGCGCCCGTCGCCGTTGATGTCCCCGACGCGGGGTAGCTCGGCGCCGACGGCGAACAGGTCGTGCCACTTCTGCGGCGCCCCGAACGAGGCGCCGTTGGACAGCGCCACGATCACGTCGGAGGCCGATGCGGGGCCCTGGGTGAACGTGATGATGTCGTCGCGCCCGTCGCCGTTGACGTCGCCGAGCGCCGGGAACTCCCCCGCGATGGAGAAGTAGTCGTGCCACTTCACGGCCGTGCCGGCGAACGACGACCCGGTCGACAACGCCACGTAGACGTCAGCCGTCG from Micromonospora profundi harbors:
- a CDS encoding alpha/beta hydrolase — encoded protein: MDHHPVSRRRLLTGAAGVAAAGALAGAFSAPTSASAAGNGYGLRIVARNENGGRLQYYRFATDAIEWDPAVNVLLPDGYHTSGKRYPVLYLLHGGNADFRTFHMQDNIINLTAGRDIIVVMPDASTGWYSNPVTSNTGPRNWETFHIAQLLPWIDANFRTFAEYNGRAVAGFSMGGFGALKYAAKYYGHFCSVSSHSGPASLRRDFGLVVHWANATSAALDLGGGTVYGAPLWDEARVSADNPVQRIESYRNKRIFLAAGTSPDPVNWFDTVNETQVLAGQREFRGALAQAGIPHEWREVPGGHYFRHELFVQDLGGMLGRLRRAG
- a CDS encoding N-acetylmuramoyl-L-alanine amidase; the encoded protein is MSRLVAPVAGTRRRRRGGVALLAAALVGVVAVTPTPATATPPGRSDLDAAFVRAAQEYDVPRDVLVAVGYGESRLDGHDGKPSQANGYGVMHLVSNPTQHTLERAATLTGEPVGRLKTVTSANIRGGAAVLRDLAEAEGLTAAARDRVTAWYPVVARYGGAADDATARLYADGIYDLVQQGIPGAVPVRAHRAEPERGRYATVLPAGAAPGALAAAVPEYAPARWIAANGANYGVGRSSRITTVILHVTQGSYAGTISWFQNPSSGVSAHYVVKSNNGEITQMVREGDTAYHARSGNAYGVGIEHEGYVADPAWFTDAMYRASAALTRYLCDKYGIPKNRTGIKGHNEVPGNDHTDPGPNWNWNYYLSLVNQGGGGSAARYFGGSPTDFTGDGRDDVIAFTHSPLADAYVATSTGTSFTGTTIKWHDWFALTGETPLTGDANGDGRDDAIVFTHGPLADVHVALSTGTTFAPSQKWHDWFAPGTEIPATGDVNGDGKDDIITFTHDTTADVYVALSTGTTFTGTAVKWHDYFSIEGEFPAIGDVNGDGLDDIITFTQGPATASDVIVALSNGTSFGPPQKWHDLFAVGTEQPRVGDINGDGRDDIVTFTCNTDADVYAATSTGTGFTGTTVKWHDYFCLPGEFPYLADTNGDGKDDLIVFTKNTTNDIYVALSTGTGFAPSTKWHDHFGLNGETTL
- a CDS encoding succinate dehydrogenase/fumarate reductase iron-sulfur subunit, which translates into the protein MNLTLRIWRQKGPEDKGRMVTYPVNDVSPDMSFLEMLDVLNERLILDGEDPVAFDHDCREGICGMCGLMINGDAHGPQRGTTACQLHMRQFSDGETIDIEPWRASAFPVIKDLVVNRDAFDKIIAAGGYVTAPTGSAPEAHSTPVAKANADAAFESAACIGCGACVAACPNGSGMLFTAAKLTQLSLLPQGQPERYTRVIGMVDAHDEAGFGGCTNAGECTVVCPKGIPLNTIGRLNRDYLTATTKGAGNTPGS